In Candidatus Poribacteria bacterium, the genomic stretch ACCATAGCGGAGCTCAAGATCCGAACCAAATACGGGGTGAACATCATAGCGATCAAGCGATCGGGCCCCGAGGAGATCACGGAGATGCCGACGCCGGATTATGCAATCAGGGAGGGAGATATCCTGGTCGTCGTCGGTGCAAACGAGGATATAGATCGGCTTTCAAAGGTCTGAAGGAAAGGGGGATGGATTGGTCTTTAAGGTAGGCATCATAGGTCTGCATCACCTCCATTCGGAGGGATATATCCGTCTTCTGGAAAACCTGTCCGACGCCAATGTGACGGCGATCGCCGATGAGGACGAATCGCTGCTTCGGCGGATGGGAGATAAATACGGAATTCCGGAGCTTCATCGGGACTGGCGGGATCTTATCCGAAACTCCGATGTGGATCTCGTCATCATCCTTCTTCCCCACGCCATGTGTCCCGATGCGGCAGTATCGGCCTGTGAGTCCGGCAGACACGTTATAGTGGAAAAACCGATGTCCAATCGCAGCGAGGGAATTCTCCGCATGATATCCGCCGCTCGAAATTCAGGAGTCAAACTGACAACGCCGTATCTGTGGCGATACTGCGCCGCAGCCATGAGGATAAAGGAGATGATCGATAGGAGAGTGATCGGTCAAATCGTCGCTTTCGAGGGGAGAAACATCGCCGGCCCACCCCAAAGATACCTGG encodes the following:
- a CDS encoding TrkA C-terminal domain-containing protein — its product is TIAELKIRTKYGVNIIAIKRSGPEEITEMPTPDYAIREGDILVVVGANEDIDRLSKV